The Candidatus Nezhaarchaeota archaeon DNA window ACTTAGGTAAGGTTGTGAAGCCACATGGAAGAAAAGGTGTTGCCGTGGTCAGGTTCAAGAAGGATCTTCCAGGACAAGTCATAGGTCTCAGAGCTAAGGTTTTAGCTGACTAGCATGAGTGCATACGAACTTAGCTAGCTCACCTATTGAAACGAAGCCCACAAGTACATTGTTAGAGTCCACCAGCGGGACACCTTTAACAGGCTTCTCGAGAAGTAACTTTGCTACTTGAGCCAAAGTCGCATCGAAGTCAACCTTAACACGTCTTGGACCAACGTCAGCAACAGCTAAGCGCTTTAATTGAGCCCTACGCCTGGTCATGGGTGCACTTAGAACCAAGTCGATGTAGATATCAACGATTTGGTCATCGCACACAACCCCAATGACCGACCTCTCGTTGAGCGCAGCTAAGCTTCTAATTCTCGAGTTAATCATGAGGTCCCTAGCATGAACAACTCTAGCAGAGACATTAACCGTTGGCAAGTTCCTCAAAGAAATGCTGGATGCTGGCTCCTCTTCATCTAGTAGCACCTTAGCTACATCCCTGGACTCGATAACACCCACAAGCTTACCAGATTTCAAGACTGGGATTAAGTGGAGAGGGTCTTCAAGGAAAGCTCGTGCTGCGTCCACTACCTTAGACTCTGAGGTTAAGATGGCTTTGACGGGCTCCATGATGCTTGAAACGTAGATGCTAGAAACATCAGCATCTCTAACCCTCACATCTCCGAGCCTAACCATCAAGTCCCAATACGTTGCTAAACCAACTAGCTCATCGTTCTCGACCACCACTAGACCATCAGCGCCGGCCTTCTTCATCAACCTTAAGGCGTAAGTCACCGGCTTATCCGTGTCGATGATTACGTAGTCTCTCCTCATAATCTCCTCTACGAGCACATCACCTCTCAT harbors:
- a CDS encoding CBS domain-containing protein; translation: MRGDVLVEEIMRRDYVIIDTDKPVTYALRLMKKAGADGLVVVENDELVGLATYWDLMVRLGDVRVRDADVSSIYVSSIMEPVKAILTSESKVVDAARAFLEDPLHLIPVLKSGKLVGVIESRDVAKVLLDEEEPASSISLRNLPTVNVSARVVHARDLMINSRIRSLAALNERSVIGVVCDDQIVDIYIDLVLSAPMTRRRAQLKRLAVADVGPRRVKVDFDATLAQVAKLLLEKPVKGVPLVDSNNVLVGFVSIGELAKFVCTHASQLKP